Below is a window of Phoenix dactylifera cultivar Barhee BC4 chromosome 7, palm_55x_up_171113_PBpolish2nd_filt_p, whole genome shotgun sequence DNA.
tccccccttcctcctcctccgtttcgttttaaaaagaaaaaaaaaaaacacccctcaaaccccccttaaacccctcgatccatttacatcgtttaggcgatctttgaaggagatttaagccccattcgaagcatggacaagcaactagtgatttgggacgaagaatcggccgcaaaggtacgtgttccaccttgtttcgaaatttttttttttcacggttcgtgctccgttcggcactggatcgccgaacaaaaggcttctgttcggctgaacagtgccgaacagaagccttctgttcggcaaccctcaaccgaacagatctgttcggctgcacagtgccgaacagaaggcttctgtctggcactgttcagccgaacagaagtcttatgttcggcgatccagtgccgaacggagcacgaaccgtgaaaaaaaaaaatttcgggagaagccggcgaggtggtcggagatcgggagaatgccggcgacgagagggagaagggggaacgggagggttttgggcgttggcgaggtgttttggaggggaagagcggggtgggggggtttggggggtgtagagagcaatttaggtgagggggtggggagggtggggggtaatttaggaatttttaattttttaggggtgtccttagcaaatgggggggtgtagagagtatttaatttttttttaatttttagggggtgtcctgagcaataggggggggtgtatatagaaccacccagcCAGAGGGCGGAGCGCCGTTTGAGATTCGCGAGTTTTTGAATTCCTCGCCTCCACTGGTCGGGGCGAAAAGTATACgctaaaaaacaaataaaaaacaaaGCAAGAGAGATTTGCGAGAGACGAGAGAGGGAGAAAGCGAGAGTGGCGTCAGATCTCGATGTCTGCTTCTTCTTAGCTCTCCGGGATCTCTCAAACTTCTCCCCCTTTCGCCCCGAGAAACCCAAGCTTTCCCTCGATTCCTCTCTTCGTGTATCCCTCCACTCCCCTCTTCCGATGGCGATCTCTCGATCGCTGGCGGTCCTCCCATGGATCACGCTGGTGCTCGTGCTCTCCTTCGTCACCGGCGGATATTGCTTCTACCTCCCCGGCGTTGCCCCCGCGGATTTCAAGATGGTCAGTTCTCTCGATCTCGCTTCTACTAGGGTCAATTCGTTTTGAGTGATTCAATTATTTTAGATCTGGACTTCTTTCACTCCAAAACCCTCATTAGGAGAATCTCTAGCTTCGATTTGGTTTCAATTTCGGGAACTTGGTAGCCGATTGCTTGCGATTTGATGCGGATTTGGTTTTATTCCTTGGCATTTTCCTGGATTCGTTCGTGTTTTTCGACTCCGTGATATCTTGATTAAGATCCGAGATTTGATCTGGTTGAAGGATATATGTGCCAAGTTGATGCGTGCCATAAGATAGGAGATCTTGTATGAAATGGTTAGATCTGGTTTTAGCCGACCTGCTCGAGCCGTTTAACACTGTTATGGTGCTATTTTTGTCTTAACTTTCGTTATTGATGATCAGGGTTGATGTAACGCTCGTTGTGGTTTTGATTTCTCTTATTCTTCAGGATTCCATTGCTTTTTAAATATTGTTTCTTGCGTGCATTCCTTTTTTCTATTTCATGATTtagaatttaaaaatatattacaaTCAAGACCTGGCCTGTTGACAGTTAGATTTTGGCTTGTCTGGGCTTTTAATATTGTTGGCCATTGGATCTATGTATGGCATGAATTATCCATACATTTGAAGGGTTGAACCCCTATGATGTGATTCATTGCATTtcctaccaaagtacttttggtgaTTTGCCTAAGGAATTCTAGACTTAAACATGTTCCAGCTTACGCATACTTACCTCTTCTATCTTTACAATATACAGGCCATACTAATGGAAAGGATATTATAGATATTTTAAGCTTATTATTGATTTGAAAAATAGCATTAGAATTTACTTGATTTAGAAATGGAAAGAAAACATCGACAAACTCCTGATCTTAAGAACTACAAGTTTATAAGCCAAAGGAATCAAGGTTTGAAGTCCTGGGCCCGCTTGGGATGGGGTGGGACTATGAATCCCATCCACAcgaggaaaggagaagaaagagaagaaagaaaggaaagaaagaagaagaaagataaaagaaagaaagagaggaaaggagaagaaaaaggaaagaaagaaagaaaggaagggagaagcaaagaaagagaggaagaagagaaagaagaagacaaacgaaaggaagggagaagacaaacgaaaggaaggaaagaaagaagaagagaaggaaaaggaaaagtgaAGGGAAAATATAACGCTTAGCAACTAAATCCTTCTAAACCTTACTCCCTCTTATTTCTTTGATGATGTCCCTGTTAATTCAATCATCTTATATTACTCTATTATGTGATATGGAAAAATCAGCCTCAAATTTTATCAGATCATTTTTCACCTTTTCAGTTTATTGAATTCTTATATCTATGGCTATTGAGAGCAcaagaaaaaatgattttttttttggatttataATAATTTGCGATATTGTTAGTTCATGATCTTAATCTTTTTGGGAGTTCCACTTCTCTGCCATGCATTTAGTTGAGGAAGACATTCAATTTTTGTGCTAGatgttttgtaaattgatttctaaTTGACGTGACGTCGTCTAGGGGTTCATAGGTTATTCCAAACAAACTTCTTATGCTTGCATATGATTACGCAAGAATGAAGAAAAACTACATGGGGAGCATGCTTCCACCTGCAATAACAGAGGGCCTAGACCAACCATAGATGGATCCATGCATTACCAAATCTTGCAAAATGAAGGAAGGTAGTGAACTATGGTGGTGATTGAACGATTGGAAGCATAGCCAGGCAAATATCCACTAGGAACTCACATCCAAGAATCAACATGGTTCAAAtccaaaaaggaaaaatacTACTACGTAATcaattgatgcatgcacaaGATGCCACCAGTTAGTTGAATGGAAACGATGGCTAGaatctaaaatttatttattagcTTCTAGTTCTTGTCTTGTAGGagcttaaaactttttaaagaaAGAAAGGCAATCAGATAGATGTGATTTGAAAGATTGAGACTCTTCCTAATTGTGTACCAGCCAAAGTTTGGTCAAGAGGGGAAGCAATAAGAATGAACAAAGGGCAAGCAGAAGATGATTCAAATCTTGGTGGGTCAAACCTTGGGATGTTGGGATGGGGCATCATCCCAAGTGTTGGAACAAACTTGTCCCATTGTTATACCACCATCCCATGTGGTGTGTCCCAGGACATCCGCTATCCCAAGTGTAGGGACGAGATGGGACAGGATGACATTGTGTCCAGTTCATTGGAGACAGCCCCGGTCCACCGGATTTGAGTCATTAAGCATTTGGAAGTTAATAGCGCTAAGAAGTTGCTAAAATGTAGGAATTTGGATGGTTGCACATAGAAATTAGGATCAGCTTTGATTCCACTACATTGGAAAGGAACTTGAGTTTGAAAGCTGGATAAAATGCACAATAGTAAGCAAATAGATTGAGCAATGTAAAGAAAGATTGTTATGGCCGGTCAGCATGCTACAGAGACCATGGGTTCCATGTGAATCACTGCCATGACTTATGAAAGTGTCACTTGTTTGCCTCCTTCAATTCAACATCAAGATGCCGCTAGAACTTCCTACAAATATGGCACTACGTGATTGGTAGGGAATCAGCACCCTACTATAATTACACTTGAGCAGTTGATATCAAACTTGACTATACAGCATCATTCACAGAAGGCTTTTCTCTTCTAGGCTCTGTTGGATTAGCAAGACTTGCAGATATTTTTAgaatttagggctcgtttggttcgcaggaaaagaagggggggaagtgtggtcaacaggaaagtaatgagatgcctcttgtttggttggagttttcaaaggagagagaaggaaaagttatatttccatgggaatatgattcccgcatttcatggaaaagttactttcccatgaggtgggaatcactccatttttactttttctcaaaaagtctcttcagcattaaagaagcattaaagaggcattaaaaacctaatttttattaagggcataataggaattatacataactttcctaagaaagtggatggccaaccaaacataagcactttggaaatttgtcacttttccatggtcaatcaaacatgccaaaagtactttcctaggcatcctcttcctagaaatttgtttcgcaggaatcatattcctaggaggaaaaatgcttcccgcgaaccaaacgagcccttaagtCAAACCCATAATTTCACGAAAGGAAGGCAAAGAGAACCGAGCCAATCATTTTGCTTGCTGGGAGACATTCTAGGCAATTTGGTGCGTACTATGCTGTCTCAAATGTATCGAATGCAGAGGATGAAGGTGCAAGATGCACCTTTGACTCCCATCCATACTAGTAAGATTTATTGTTGACATCAAGCTGATAGCAGTATATAGTGGTCCTCTGGTGCATTGGATGAATCCAACAATCAAATATGGGCACTAGGTTGTTTACATGTTCCAGCTTGTGCAAAGGCTGATTTCATGCTGATGTTGCATTTCCATCAATTCACTTTGAGTTAGATCATTTCAACGGAATCCTGAAACCTAGCTTGATATAGAATTTGGCTCATCATCTAAGACTACTACTTTATTAGGTGCAACGTTCACCAAATCGATCCGAACTGGGCGGTTCGGCACATACCGAACCGGACCGGCACCAAATCAAGATAGTTCGGTGAGTCGGTTCGGTTTATAACCCCCTTTCCCTCGAATTGAGCTGGCTATTTGGGAGAGCAtttgctctctctcttcttACTTGCTCAGTTGCTTGTCCTGCTTGCTTCATCTCTCTCCCCTCTTCGATGCCGATCAATGTCCATCGGCATAGATCGACGCCGAGGTAAgcccccatctctctctcccccgcctctccctctctctcttcctctctttcctcccttttccACCTCTCTATgagccccctccctctctctccccctccctctgccttcctccctcctcctctctctccctcccactCCTCCCTTTTtggctctccctctccctctccctatcCTTGGTTCAGTATGGCCCGGCTCGATATAGTACGTACTAGTACTATACTAAACGTGTTGCTGGTTGGTACAGGCCCCGGTACTGGTTCGGCATACCTAATATTATTCAAGATTCCTACCAACCCTTGAATTGATCTTGGTATGAATCTCAAGGGAGGGCTGACCTTGGATGGGAGAAAATGGGTTTCAGGCTCCAAAGTTTGGCAGGGTTTTGGTGCTTTGGAAATTTGAGGatgtattctttctttttttgtgaaTAAAGGTAAGTCTGGAATATAAGGTTGAGGTCAAACTTGCCTTGGAGTGCTATTATTTGAATGATGGGACTCTAATTGATGGACAAGGAAGGTCTAGAATTGATTATCTCTTATCCAAATCAAATTTTCAGCTTTGTTGGAACCTAATATAATTTGAATCTATTTTTTTAGAAGGGGATTGTGTTTAATCAACTAATTGTTGCAATATGAGCAAACATAAAGGAAAAGATTTCAATTTTTCCCCATAATTGTGACTATTTTTGGAGGATATTGTCACTGCCATGGTTTATCACAACCAACTGAAGGAAAATGGTTGAAAACGTGGAAACACTTTTTACCAAAGGCATCTGACAAAAAAAATTGGAGTTTTTTACTTTAGCCTTGGGCTTGATGTAAATGAAGTTTGGCCATATTTCTTCATGTTTATCTTGCATCCAGTTTAAAAATCCTTATGTTAATATTTTGTGTTTTTCCCTTCCTTTTCCTATGATTTTTATTGGTAAAGTTTAACTTTCCCCATTTAATAATGGAAATATCTGTGCTGCATGGACAATAAGATATGTGAGTCCACACATACTCTCATGATATGGTGCTTTTCCAATTATCAAAATTTGAGAGAGGTCTCTAGTTGTTAAGTTCTGATGATCAGTGGAGCAGAACATTGGGTTTTGAGATGTTCATATGAAGTTTCGTATTTTAAGTTCCAACTAATTATTATTCAAAAGGAGAAATATCAATTTGGCCTTTCAATTTTACCATGAACTTTGTCTCCAATATCCCATTCCTAATAAATGCtataaatttttaatccttCCATCTTGCTCAAGGATATAGTAGTCAATTTAGataaataccaaaaaaaatattgcagGTTCAAGTTTTTATTTGGACCTCCTCAGATGACAACATAGTGGGCAATAATTGTTTATAGAGCTTGTGACTTTGGAACCATGGATCTAGTTTTAATTGCATTAAGAGTTCATGGCACACTTTCTTGGGGTTGTAGCTACCTATTTAACCCCATCTTAGGTGAAGTTGCTTGTACTTCATAGGGTCTTTGAATGACCAAAAATTGAACCTAGACTTCCAATTTATGCAATGGAAGTTAATAATTTTGGGTAATTACTGATTTTTGGTATATCTGGAGTGTGGTCCATCCACAATTTCATGCTCATGGACACTAGGGACAAACTTGCTGCAGTATGATTGGGCATATTATATAAAGAGTGGAAAAACAGATTCTTAATTGCTTGTTGTCACAAATCATGAAATTTTGATGGAATTATGAAAGTATGAAGAAGAGATGATATTTGACAGACTCACATAACATTGCCCAGTACAAAACTAAATAGTACATATACACCACATATTTGTTGAAAATGTAATTTATCTAAGACTTGCATACTTACAATATGGCTATGATTGTCAGTCTCTTCGCACTTATAATTTTCCAGATTTGCCATACTAGCTAGATTTTTATTCTCCACCATGGCAGTTCCTCTTAAAGGAAAAGAGAATTCTGGTTTATGAAGAGCGCCCCATTTAGTTAGCCCGACATATGAAGACTCAAATAAATATATCATAGTTGAATAATTTTGGAGTTGCAGGGGATTCACATTATGCTAAACATTTTTGTGTGTACATCACCTTCTAGATTGTTAGTTCCCTCTCCCACTCCATTGAGTTCATTTTGAAGATTGATGCTGAAGAAAGTTGTTAACCAACCGGGAGGCTTGACATTAAGGGCTTTTCTGTGGTCACTCTTCCCGCCACCAGATCTTTCATAACCATAACCCAAAGCCATCAAGCCTTCTCCAGTCATTCTTATCAAGGGATAATTCTTTGTCGCAATGTGTCTGTgtttatgtatatgtgtatacacAGACATTCGTGAAATCACTCGACCCTTCCAGAAAGTTAGATATTTATAACAAAATACTTGGAACCAAGGTCGGCGAAACTGGTACCGGGCATTGTACCGGTTCTCCGGTGGCACGAGTTAGTACGGGCCTACGTTTTGCTGTGCTGGGCCAGTATCGATAGAGGAGAGGGCGACATAGACCatgggagagaagaaaagagagagaagggggagagagaaggatGCGGTCTCGCCTCCTGCCTAGGCGTCGACCACCACTGGCCTTCCGCTAGCGTCCGCGACCCTATGTcggcctctccctctccctctccctccctcccttgctcgctctctcttttcctctctttccttctccttctctgccTCCGGCAATGGATTTCTTTTCTGTTGCCGGTGCCGTACCGGTGAGCCTTTGGTACGGCTCGAAACGGCCGAAATGGCCCGGTTTGGGATGGTTCCGCCGACTCTGTTTGGAacaataagaaataaaaaagaaaaatagagagagagagagagagagagaaatagagagaaccgAGTGAGAAAAATGAAATCCTCAAACATTTATGTTTCGTCTAATCTTTTTATTGTTCTTAAACTTCTCTCTATGTGGTTATTGATCTATATCCTTGACTTAGTAAAAGAACAGAAGCAATCCCTTTAGATCATTTAATTCCCTTTTAAGGGTCATTACTTGATAATTGCTGCAAAGAAAATCTAGGATCATGAAGGATTTAAGCTTGGTGGTTCATTTATTATTCTAAATAATTAAACTGGCTTTAGGTATGTGCTAGTTTTCTGATGCCCTCTTGAATTTCTTTCTGATTTGGTTAGTTTTGTTTAGTTATTGAATTATACTGTTGTTGAATTCCATAATTGATGATTTTATTGTGTTTGTACTTTTCTTAATATTATAGCTAGGAACTTTAGGTTTGTCTAGTTCTTTGTGATCATTCAGTTAACTTATAAATTTGATCTCTTTTCCCTTTTATTCTCTACTCCTTGTTTTCATTACCATCATGAGTCACACAATGTAATGGGTATGGCTGCAGAAAGATCCACTTCCGGTGAAGGTGAACAAATTAACTTCTACAAAAACCCAGCTTCCATACTCCTATTACTCACTACCTTACTGTAGACCAGATACTATAGTCGATAGTGCTGAAAATCTTGGGGAAGTTCTTCGTGGTGATCGTATTGAGAACTCTCCTTATGTGGTTAGTTGCTCTGTTACATTTTCAAGTTATCTTTTATTTGTCCAATATTACAACTTCCTTTTGGGTTTTTTCTGACTTTTCTTTTTGGGTTTTTGGTTTTTGGTTTTTCCCTTGCTTTAGTTTGAGATGAGAGAGCCCCAAATGTGTCAAATTGTCTGCAAGATTACACTCAGTGAcaaagaagctaaggacctcaaggAAAAGATAAAGGACGAGTATCGGATCAACATGTATGTCAACTAGTATTAACCAAGCTAACATTTTTTGCAATTAAAtatgaattttgaaaaattcaagcCTTATAGATTTTGTTAATGCTCATGTTGAATCACAGGATTCTTGACAATCTTCCACTAGTTGTTCCTGTAAAAAGGCTTGATCAGGATTCCCCTACAATATATCAACATGGTTTCCAAGTTGGTGTCAAAGGCCAATATACTGGGGTAAATACATCTGATAGTAATAAAAAGAAACTGCTTCTCCTTTgttgttttaaaaaaacaaatggaTCGTTATGTGACTAAAATTTCATCTTGATGTAGAGCAAGGATGAAAAGTATTTTATCCACAATCATTTATCTTTTCTAGTCAAGTATCATAAAGATGTTCAAGTGGATCTTGCAAGAATAGTGGGTTTTGAGGTCAAGCCATtcaggttgattttaactttcaTGATGCTATTTTTGAACTAGATATACAACGTTTCAGAAAGATCCCTTTCTTACTTTTATTGTCGAATGTGGACTATTTGTTTGTAATTTATGTATATTTCAGTGTTAAACATGAGTATGAAGGGGAGTGGAATGGTGTTAAGACTCGCCTGAGCACATGTGACCCCCATGCCAAGCgtttggttgtgagctctgATTCTCCACAAGAAGTGGAAGCAAACAAGGTGATCATATTCACATATGATGTTGCATTTGAGGTAAGATTATGGACTACTATGAGTTCCTGGTAATATGATCATCCAAAACTGGGTCTAGCATGTATAGGGTTGCTTAATTATGCACttttaatgaaatattgtcaagttttttttttttttaaataattttctttcctattttaTTTCAGGAAAGTGATGTGAAATGGGCATCTCGATGGGATACTTATCTTTTAATGACTGATGACCAAATTCACTGGTTCTCTATTGTCAATTCATTAATGattgtcctttttctttctgGGATGGTGGCCATGATCATGCTGCGAACCCTTTACCGAGATATTTCCAAGTACAATCAGCTGGAAACTCAAGAAGAAGCCCAAGAGGAGACGGGATGGAAGCTTGTCCATGGGGATGTCTTCAGGCCTCCAGCAAAGTCTGACTTACTGTGTGTTTATGTTGGCACAGGTGTCCAGTTCTTTGGCATGCTTCTTGTAACCATGATTTTTGCACTTCTCGGTTTCCTTTCTCCATCAAACCGTGGAGGTCTGATGACAGCCATGCTCCTGCTTTGGGTCTTCATGGGTCTCTTTGCTGGGTACTCCTCTGCCCGTCTCTACAAGATGTTTAAGGGTACAGAATGGAAGAAAATCACCCTCAGGACAGCATTCACGTTCCCTGGAATCATGTTTGCTATCTTTTTTGTCTTGAATGCCCTTATCTGGGGGCAGAAGTCTTCTGGCGCTGTGCCTTTCACCACAATGTTCGCCCTTGTACTGCTCTGGTTTGGTATCTCGGTGCCTCTTGTGTTTGTAGGCAGCTATATCGGGTTCAAGAAGCCAGCAATCGAGGATCCTGTGAAGACAAACAAAATCCCCAGGCAGATACCTGAACAGGCTTGGTACATGAATCCAATGTTCTCAATACTGATTGGAGGCATCCTTCCATTTGGAGCTGTATTCATTGAGCTCTTCTTCATTCTTACGTCGATTTGGCTGCACCAGTTCTACTACATATTCGGGTTCCTCTTTCTTGTATTTGTCATCCTCATTGTCACCTGTGCTGAGATCACGATTGTGCTGTGCTATTTCCAGCTGTGCAGTGAGGATTACTTGTGGTGGTGGAGGTCTTATCTAACCTCGGGGTCTTCTGCACTGTATCTTTTCCTCTATGCAATCTTCTACTTCTTCACAAAGCTGGAGATTACAAAGCCAGTGTCTGGCATTTTGTACTTCGGCTACATGCTTATTGCCTCATATGCCTTCTTTGTGCTGACAGGCACAATTGGCTTCTATGCTTGCTTCTGGTTCACGAGACTGATCTACTCGTCTGTTAAAATAGACTAATAGCATGGTTGCGTCATATGAGTTGCATGTACAAGGAAGTGATATTCATCTCAACAGGTTCCCATTTACCTCTTCTGGAGTCTAAGAATCTGGcctctttttttgaattttaatgtATGTCTGATTTCAATGTGATTCTAGTGCGAGAATCAGTTATACCCACCCGTTTCGGGTTACTAGGATGAATATGGCTTTAATCATTTTTTCTAATTTGTTAGTGTTTCTGATGACAAGGAGGGTGGCTAGTGGTTTAAATAAGAGTTCCTATACATTGTTCTATTTCATGTGTTGTCTATATATTTTAAGAAGTGTTACTTATTTCATTGTTCTAGTTGTACCCATGACTCTGATCGCGTGttcattttttttgtctttattGTTTCCTGCACTTCAACAGTCATAGAAGATCACAGATTTAACATAGAAATTGCTTGTTATGTCTCTCACTGCTGTTGAACTTCGGGGATACTCAACTGAAATTGCTTTTGTCCTTGATACATCATTTCCAGCTTCTTTGATATGGGAAAGAATTAGAATCATTGTTTCTGGGCACCGTACCTTGTATACAAAGGGTGGTGTTTTAGGATTTTTGGCTTGTGAAAGCTTAAGGAATGTTATGGCTTTAGTTTTTGGGTATATTGTTTTTGTTGCGGGTGGTTGAATGAAAAGACTGCGATGTAGGTGTGCATGGTGAATTGTTGTCTAATTCGGGCAAATCTTTGTCCAACTTTTCTTGTTTTATGGATGATATAATTGCTGATAAAATTTAATCATATGTCATAACAGAAGAGAAGGTAGCGTCCATCATGTTACAATAAAATGTGTCGGTCCTGCCTCTGCTGGCTGGAGAACTTGAGAACTTTCCCTCAACGACACGGCGAATCCATCATCGCGGGTCTGTGTGGAGATTTGCTGCACCGGCCACCTCTAAACTGTTACCAatcatttaaatattttaaatattgaggTGGGATTCATCTGGATGGATGGGATTTGATGGATAGGGTCGGACGGATTTGTGATGGGTCCACCGGACATGGATCATCAATAGTTAGGTGcatcaattgttgtttgatagtCTAAAAATTTTGATACCAAAAACTCTTTGCAGAGATGTCTTTGTTTGCAAAAAGAAACATcattatttattttcaaaattaatccATTTTAAGATTTTTTAGACTGGTACCTTTATTTCCTTAATTATATATGTTCaaatttatcttaaacgttGTAGGCAGTAGTATTTGATATTAAGCATATCCTTAATACTTGGAAAGTTTTTGTAAGTAGACACGAGGTCAGAGATATAATGGTCCAATAAAATTTAAATCAATttgtttcttaaaaaataatggTTATATTTTTGGTAAATTCAGTTAGTTTCTTTGTACAGAATTATCTTAACTACATTTAGTTTTGAGGACCTtgcaaaaagagaaaataaccgCATTATTCATTTTAGAAAGGTCAACATTTTGGTTTTTGCAAGAATCGTCCTTTTGGTCTTTACTGGATCACTGTGTTTGATCCAAAGTAGAGtcatgatgatcattgaagtccAAAATTGGCTGCTTTTGCCAAACAAGAAAGTAATTGTTTTTTTTCGAAATAATTGAATAACTTATAatgaatttttttcttgaatatgAATTTTCTGTTAACTTCTCAAAaataattggttttcaaaaattGGTTAAGGCTTGGACTTTGCCTAGATAATTGCCTTGTGTACGTAACTATGAACCTAATATTATCGCGTATAACTTGGCTAATTTTGGCCCTCCAAGTTAAGCTTAAACATTCCTCTAGACTTAGCTTGCTTCTGTAGTAGACTCAATGTGATTCCATGACTGAGGGATGACAATCGTCAGGGAGCCCCAGCACTTGTGCCGCTGGTGCTGCTTCCCATCCTTGGGGAGGATGGCGACAGGGACTCCCGGTCCTGAGAAGCCAGGAATGGGCAGGGGTGATAAGGGGGCGCAACAACAGTCGCGCGCAGGTGAGAAGAACCGGTCTTGGGCGGATGTGGCGACGGGTCACTCGAAGATGCCGACCTGGTCCAACCATCAAATCTCATCCGCGGAGCTGGAGAGCCTGAAACGGCGATTCACGGACGTGGTCGACATCCCGTCGGAGAAGATGGAGCTGGCTAGGGCGGCTTGGCGTGATACCGCGGTTATCATGCATAGCCTGGGGCGCCGGGTTCCGGTGGAATGGATCAGCCGAGAGCTTCGGACGGTAGGGAAACTCGACTACGACGTCGAGGATTTCACGATGGCGGAAGAGACGTTTGCCTTCCGGTTTCGGTGCGAGAAGGACCGGGAGGCTGCCATGGAGGCCGGTCCTTGGCTGGTGGCAGGGCAACTCCTGGCGATGGAGCGATGGCAGCCTAACTTCG
It encodes the following:
- the LOC103711013 gene encoding transmembrane 9 superfamily member 8-like, whose product is MAISRSLAVLPWITLVLVLSFVTGGYCFYLPGVAPADFKMKDPLPVKVNKLTSTKTQLPYSYYSLPYCRPDTIVDSAENLGEVLRGDRIENSPYVFEMREPQMCQIVCKITLSDKEAKDLKEKIKDEYRINMILDNLPLVVPVKRLDQDSPTIYQHGFQVGVKGQYTGSKDEKYFIHNHLSFLVKYHKDVQVDLARIVGFEVKPFSVKHEYEGEWNGVKTRLSTCDPHAKRLVVSSDSPQEVEANKVIIFTYDVAFEESDVKWASRWDTYLLMTDDQIHWFSIVNSLMIVLFLSGMVAMIMLRTLYRDISKYNQLETQEEAQEETGWKLVHGDVFRPPAKSDLLCVYVGTGVQFFGMLLVTMIFALLGFLSPSNRGGLMTAMLLLWVFMGLFAGYSSARLYKMFKGTEWKKITLRTAFTFPGIMFAIFFVLNALIWGQKSSGAVPFTTMFALVLLWFGISVPLVFVGSYIGFKKPAIEDPVKTNKIPRQIPEQAWYMNPMFSILIGGILPFGAVFIELFFILTSIWLHQFYYIFGFLFLVFVILIVTCAEITIVLCYFQLCSEDYLWWWRSYLTSGSSALYLFLYAIFYFFTKLEITKPVSGILYFGYMLIASYAFFVLTGTIGFYACFWFTRLIYSSVKID